ACCGGTGTAAAAATAGCCTGGGAACCTTGACCAGTACTTCTCAATAAGTTTCTCGTGATTAGGATCGTTCCACATCTTAGCCTCTGCAGGGTTTAAAGGCTTTAACACAATGTATCCCTTTTGCTTAGGAGGTAATTGTTTGCCTTCATCGTCAACTACTAGGAAATAAGAGCTAGGAAACTGTATTCCGGCAGATCCAGGCTTATAAGGAATTTCTCCTAAGCCGTAAGGAGTACCGGCAATTGGGCATAAGTGCTCAGTCATCCAGTAGGCATCAGCTATCCTAACGTTAGGTAAGTTTTCATTTAACCAATTCCATGCTCCTATGTTAAGTGGTTCTCCGGTATTAAGTATTTCCCTCAAACTGGACGTATTTCCCTTCACTGACTCTTCTCCTAAGCTCTTTAAAGTGTAAAGAGTCGTAGTCGAACTCCACACAAGGCTGACGTTAAATTTCTCAATAATTCTTGAAAATAAGTCCCTCTTGTTGGCAATGTACCCCTCAAATAAGACTCCTGTTAATCCCATTATCGGAATCACGTATAAGTTAGCCATTGGCCATACTGGCCATCCTAATTCTGAAATGGTCCACCAAGTGTCGTTTTCAGTAGGGTTAAACAATGCTCGGAAAGCCCAATTTAAAGCTATAACGTAACCCCCGTTAGTATGGTATAAACCCTTAGGTCTCCCGGTAGTTCCTGAAGTGTAATAAATTGTAGCAGGCTCATTGGCTTCTACTTCCTCCGGTTTTATGAAAACTTTACCTTTAGGTTTAACATCCTCATAAGCAACGTCTCTGTGTCCTATAACGTTAAAGTCAGAAAATCCCCTTGATATAACCAGAACTTTCCTTAAGGGAGTTGAATGGAAGTCCAGAACTTTGTCTACGAAATCCTTAATCCTTATTTCATTGCCGTTCCTAAAAGCCTTTGAAGCTACTACCAAGACCTTTGAATTACAGTCGTTGAACCTATAAGAAAGAGTCTCTTCACTCAAGCCTACGTAATGAATTGCTAATACTGCACCAAGTCTGTGTACCGCTAAGGAGAAGTACACAGCCTCAGGAATGCTAGGCATTAAAAGAGATACTACGTCTCCCTTCTTTACACCTAGCTGACTTAAAACGTATGATGCTTTATTAACTTCTTGGTATAAATCGTAATAAGTAACTTTCTTAGAATCAAGGTTCTCATTTACCCAATAGAAAGCTACCTTATTCCTCAACTCAGGTAAGTGTCTATCTACTGCGTTATATGAGATGTTTGTAATTCCTCCGACGAACCACTTGTCCTTTGGAGGATTACCTTCTATAATTTCCTCAGGTTTTCTAAACCAGCTAATGTAATTAGCCTTATCCTTCCAGAAAACGCTTGGGTTTTCAACTGCTGATTTAGCCATTGACCTAATTTGATCTAAGGAATAAATTTTCCAGCTCATCATTAGAATTTTTATTTAACTAATTTATATACTTTAGTTTTCATTGATAAGTGATTTTAAAAACATAAGAAATTAAGTAAACATATGAGTGAAATAGATCTCATAACCAAATCATTAAGGGAATTCTTAAAGAGGGAAGTAGAGGGCATTGCGGGGAAAATAGATAAAGAAGATTTTTACCCCAGAAACACAGTAATGCAATTAGGAGAGTTAGGTTACCTAATCCCGATTTACAGTAATTTGTCCCACTATGACATGTTTACCACACTTGAGGAAATTGCGAAAGTAAGTGGTTCATTGGCTTTAATTGCAGACGCCCAAGGAGAGCTGGCAGGAGAGATGATAAGGCTTTACGGTAATGAAAGCCAGAAAAAGGAATTCCTTGAACCGATGAGTAAAGGAGAGATTATAGGGAGCTTTGCGCTAACAGAGCCCTCCGGAGGAAGCGACATAGGTTCAATGAGTACTAGGGCAGAGAAGAAGGGATCGTGGATAGTGAATGGACATAAAATGTGGATAACTCAAGGACTTTACGCAGACGTATTTGTTACTGTAGCAAAGACTGGGAATTCAAGAACTGACTTATCTGTCTTTATAGTCCCAAGGAGTAATTGCGTGGAAACTCATAAGATAGAAGTAATGGGAAATAGGGGTACTGGGACAGCTGAGGTTATATTTCACGAATGTGAAGTCACGGAGGAAAACGTAGTAGGCGAGGTAAATAACGGCTGGAAAATGGTCAATTCAGTATTGGAAGTAGGCAGGTTGGCAATATCCGGTATTGCAATCGGTTTAGCTGAGAGGGCGCTGGAGGAAGCCTTTAGCTGGGCAAACTCTAGGACTGCTTTTGGAAACAAATTATACAGCTTTCAAGGGCTAAGGTGGTATTTTGCAGACTCGATAGCTAAAATCAACTCAATAAAGGCTTTGACAAAGGAAGTTAGTAGGAAGTTTGATGAGAATTCTAAGGATAAAGGAGTTTTCGTTTCCATGTTAAAACTGTTATCAGCAAACATAGCTCAAGAAGTGATAGACTCGTCCCTCCAAATTTTCGGAGGGTTAGGTTATGCGAAGGGAACTGTGGTAGAAAGGATTTTCAGGGATATAAGGTTAATGAGGATAGGTGAAGGTAGTGACGAAGTGCAGAGGCATATTATATCAAAATACTCTGAGAAATACGGTATTCCTATATTAGATTAAATTTTATAAATATTATGTTTATTATAATGTTAATAATATATCAAAAGTTAGAAAGCTTTAATAAATTAGGAGAGGTAAAATTAAGCAGGGGGATATTTTGAACCAAATAGCAATTATAGGTACAGGGTGGTACGGCTTTAGACCATCAACCCCAGAAGTATCTTTTAGAGAAATGGTTTTTGAGGCAGCAACAAGAGCTTATCAGGATGCAGGCGTAAACCCAAGGAATGACGTAGACTCTTTCATCTCATGTCAGGAAGATTTTTGGGAAGGAATATCAATAAGCGATGAATTTGCACCGGACCAAATAGGCGGAGCGTTGAGACCTACAATGACAGTAGCAGGAGATTCACTACAAGGGCTAGCACACGCATTTATGCACATAAATTCTGGAGTAGCTGATGTAGTAGCTGTAGAAGCACATTCAAAGGTAAGCGATATATTGACCTACAGCGATATAGTAAAGCTATCCATGGACCCAGTTTACGTTAGGTCAATAAACCCTCAAAACCTCCACTTCATTGCAGGGTTAGACGCAGTGAAGTTCATGGAGAGAAAGAAAGTATCTAGAGAAGACCTAGCAATGGTAGTAGAGAAGAACAAAGTTGCAGGACTCTCTTCTCCTAGAGCTTCGTATGCAAGCAAAATATCTTATCAGGACGTAATTGACAAGGACTACGTAGTATACCCTTTAACTGAACTTGACATAGCTCCATTAGTTGACGGGGCAATAGTAATGATAGTATCAACAGAAGAAGTGGCAAAAAAGCTGAAAAAAGACGATTATGTTCTGGTTAAAGGAATAGCTTACGCTACAGACTCTGCAAACTTGGAGACTTCAGAACTGGGTAAGGCTAACTACATGAGGATTGCCTCAGACCTCGCATATAAAATGGCAAACGTTACTTCACCCAGGAGGTATTTTGACGCAGTCTTCGTTGACGATAGGTACAGCTATAAAGAACTGCAACATCTGGAAGGCTTAAAGATTTCAGAAGACCCTTCAAGGGATTTAAATGAAGGGAACTTCTCACCTCAAGGAGAAATCCCGGTAAACCCATTGGGAGGGCATTTAGCTAAAGGAGTCCCACTGGAAGCTTCCGGATTTTCATTACTTTTGGACGCAATAGACTACATTAAACAAGGAAAAATAGAAAGGGCATTAGTTGGTTCTTGGAGGGGAGTTCCCACATTTACGGGTTCGGTTGTGGTGGTGGAAAAGCCATGAAGGTAAATATGTACTTAAATAAAAGGGTAGCAATAGTAGGGGCAGGGTTAACCCTGTTTAGGAGGAGGTTACTGGAGACTCCTCAGGAAATAGCATGGGAAGCGTCAAGGAAAGCTTTAGATGAAGCAGGATTAGAATTAAAGGACATAGACTGCATAGTAATAGGCAGTGCCCCAGATGCGTTTGACGGTGTACACTTAAAGGGGGAATACTTGTCCCACGGCTCTGGAGGGATAGGAAAGCCAGTAAGTAGAGTATACGTAGGAGGTGCTACGGGAGTTATGACTGCAATAGCTGGTTGGTACCACGTTGCCAGCGGGATGTGTCAGAAAGTTTTAGCTGTAGCAGAAGAGAAAATGAGCCCAGCAAGGCCCCATCCTCAGTCGGTGTTCAAATACATATGGGATCCAATTTTGGAAAAACCCCTCAATCCGAACTTAATATGGATATTTGCAATGGAGATGCACAGATATATGGCTAAATACGGGATAAAGAAGGAGGAAATTGCTCTGGTCTCAGTTAAAAATAAGAGAAATGCTATGAACAATCCTTATGCACAGTTAGGGTCTAACATAACTGTAGACGACGTTTTGAACAGCGAAGTCCTAGTCTGGCCTGTTCAACTTTTAGACGTCAGTCCAGTAAGTGACGGAGGAGCTGCAATAGTTCTAGCCTCTGAGGACGTAGCCAGAAGATATACTGATACTCCTGTTTGGGTAGAAGGAGTAGGTTGGACTCTGGACAACACTGAATGGCCTGCTAGGGATTTATCTTATGCTAGGTATGTTGAGTTTGCTGCAAGGATGGCTTATAAGATGGCCGGCATAGAGAGGCCTAATAAGGAAATTGACGTAGTTGAGCCTTACGATCCTTTCGATTACAAGGAATTGCACCACTTGGAGGCATTGCAACTAGCTAAAAGAGGAGAGGCACCTACGCTTTTGAAGGAAGGGATCTTTGACATAGATGGAGATATTCCCAGCAGTCCCAGCGGAGGTCTATTGGGAGTAGGAAATCCTATAGCCGCAGCGGGCTTAATGAAAGTCGCCAGCATTTATTGGCAGTTGAAAGGAACTGCAGGGAAGATGCAGGTTAAGAAACCGGTTCATACTGGAGTTGCCCAGTCCTGGGGTGACTTAATGCAGGCTGGCACGGTTATAGTTTTACGTAATTAGAGGTGAGCAAATTGGTCACACCTTTAAAAGAGAACGAACTGGATAAACACGTAACAATCTCTTATAAGCCAAATGCAAAGTATTCATATACTGCAGGGCAAGCACAGAGTAAATATCTTCTCGGATTTAAAGAAGGTAAAATATACGGTAGGAGATGCAATAAATGCGGTAAAATATACGTCCCACCTAAAATGTACTGCGATGAGTGCTTCAGACCTACAGATGAATGGGTGGAAGTTAAGGATGAAGGAATAGTAATGACGGCTGTTGCCAGCTTCATAAGCTGGACTAGGGAGAGGTTAGAAGAGCCGGAAATAGTTGGCGTTATTAGGTTATTGCCTTCAGACGAGAGGGACTTCGTATATCCTGGAATATTCCACAGGATATGCACTTCTTATGAGGAAGTGAAAAATATGAGCATAATAGGTAAAAGGGTTAAGGCAGTTTGGAAGTCAAAGGAAGAAAGGAAGAGCAGTATAGAGGATATACAATGCT
This genomic interval from Acidianus sp. HS-5 contains the following:
- a CDS encoding Zn-ribbon domain-containing OB-fold protein; its protein translation is MVTPLKENELDKHVTISYKPNAKYSYTAGQAQSKYLLGFKEGKIYGRRCNKCGKIYVPPKMYCDECFRPTDEWVEVKDEGIVMTAVASFISWTRERLEEPEIVGVIRLLPSDERDFVYPGIFHRICTSYEEVKNMSIIGKRVKAVWKSKEERKSSIEDIQCFKVI
- a CDS encoding thiolase domain-containing protein: MNQIAIIGTGWYGFRPSTPEVSFREMVFEAATRAYQDAGVNPRNDVDSFISCQEDFWEGISISDEFAPDQIGGALRPTMTVAGDSLQGLAHAFMHINSGVADVVAVEAHSKVSDILTYSDIVKLSMDPVYVRSINPQNLHFIAGLDAVKFMERKKVSREDLAMVVEKNKVAGLSSPRASYASKISYQDVIDKDYVVYPLTELDIAPLVDGAIVMIVSTEEVAKKLKKDDYVLVKGIAYATDSANLETSELGKANYMRIASDLAYKMANVTSPRRYFDAVFVDDRYSYKELQHLEGLKISEDPSRDLNEGNFSPQGEIPVNPLGGHLAKGVPLEASGFSLLLDAIDYIKQGKIERALVGSWRGVPTFTGSVVVVEKP
- a CDS encoding acyl-CoA dehydrogenase, with amino-acid sequence MSEIDLITKSLREFLKREVEGIAGKIDKEDFYPRNTVMQLGELGYLIPIYSNLSHYDMFTTLEEIAKVSGSLALIADAQGELAGEMIRLYGNESQKKEFLEPMSKGEIIGSFALTEPSGGSDIGSMSTRAEKKGSWIVNGHKMWITQGLYADVFVTVAKTGNSRTDLSVFIVPRSNCVETHKIEVMGNRGTGTAEVIFHECEVTEENVVGEVNNGWKMVNSVLEVGRLAISGIAIGLAERALEEAFSWANSRTAFGNKLYSFQGLRWYFADSIAKINSIKALTKEVSRKFDENSKDKGVFVSMLKLLSANIAQEVIDSSLQIFGGLGYAKGTVVERIFRDIRLMRIGEGSDEVQRHIISKYSEKYGIPILD
- a CDS encoding thiolase domain-containing protein translates to MKVNMYLNKRVAIVGAGLTLFRRRLLETPQEIAWEASRKALDEAGLELKDIDCIVIGSAPDAFDGVHLKGEYLSHGSGGIGKPVSRVYVGGATGVMTAIAGWYHVASGMCQKVLAVAEEKMSPARPHPQSVFKYIWDPILEKPLNPNLIWIFAMEMHRYMAKYGIKKEEIALVSVKNKRNAMNNPYAQLGSNITVDDVLNSEVLVWPVQLLDVSPVSDGGAAIVLASEDVARRYTDTPVWVEGVGWTLDNTEWPARDLSYARYVEFAARMAYKMAGIERPNKEIDVVEPYDPFDYKELHHLEALQLAKRGEAPTLLKEGIFDIDGDIPSSPSGGLLGVGNPIAAAGLMKVASIYWQLKGTAGKMQVKKPVHTGVAQSWGDLMQAGTVIVLRN
- a CDS encoding AMP-binding protein — encoded protein: MSWKIYSLDQIRSMAKSAVENPSVFWKDKANYISWFRKPEEIIEGNPPKDKWFVGGITNISYNAVDRHLPELRNKVAFYWVNENLDSKKVTYYDLYQEVNKASYVLSQLGVKKGDVVSLLMPSIPEAVYFSLAVHRLGAVLAIHYVGLSEETLSYRFNDCNSKVLVVASKAFRNGNEIRIKDFVDKVLDFHSTPLRKVLVISRGFSDFNVIGHRDVAYEDVKPKGKVFIKPEEVEANEPATIYYTSGTTGRPKGLYHTNGGYVIALNWAFRALFNPTENDTWWTISELGWPVWPMANLYVIPIMGLTGVLFEGYIANKRDLFSRIIEKFNVSLVWSSTTTLYTLKSLGEESVKGNTSSLREILNTGEPLNIGAWNWLNENLPNVRIADAYWMTEHLCPIAGTPYGLGEIPYKPGSAGIQFPSSYFLVVDDEGKQLPPKQKGYIVLKPLNPAEAKMWNDPNHEKLIEKYWSRFPGYFYTGDYGYVDEEGYLYVLGRADDVIKSETERIGTLEVESVIVSHPQVAEAAVIGQGSNIVAFVVPKQGVEPGDELRNDIKNYCRNAGYIVNRIVFIKKLPKTKSGKIMRRLLKAVVNDENPGDISTLDDAKILEELKEELKKSPFE